One window of the Chryseotalea sp. WA131a genome contains the following:
- a CDS encoding IS5 family transposase has translation MKNKSRGLFDEQFRLDKIGKQNDPLLKLQAHIDFEIFRKPLEAHFESGKDRSQGGRPSFDYLMMFKILILQRYYNLSDDGTEYAILDRLSFMRFLELTISDTVPDAKTIWNFKNELAKGKMVEKLFSLLDKTLSQRGVILNKGRMIDASIVEVPIQRNGRDENQQLNEGIIPPDWKDKENKLRQKDIDAKWVTHNGKSYYGYKDHVKADAHTKLITGYKVTPANVHDSEMIGSLIDKRDRGQKVYADSAYRSEKIEKELNEKNMTSMIHEKGYRNKPLTKAQQKRNKKKSKTRARVEHIFGFMTNSMNRMYIRCRNFVRAKATIGLMNLTYNLFRLTQIKVNLNGR, from the coding sequence ATGAAAAATAAATCGAGAGGATTATTTGATGAGCAGTTTCGGTTGGATAAAATCGGTAAGCAAAACGATCCATTGTTAAAATTGCAAGCCCACATTGACTTTGAGATTTTCCGCAAACCCTTGGAGGCACATTTTGAATCGGGAAAAGACAGAAGCCAAGGCGGTCGCCCTTCCTTTGATTATCTGATGATGTTCAAAATATTGATTTTGCAACGCTATTATAATTTAAGCGATGACGGCACGGAATATGCGATTTTAGATCGTTTATCGTTCATGCGTTTTTTAGAGTTGACCATATCTGATACGGTGCCCGATGCCAAAACAATCTGGAACTTTAAAAATGAACTTGCCAAAGGCAAGATGGTGGAGAAATTGTTTTCCTTGCTGGATAAAACCTTGAGCCAACGGGGTGTAATTCTTAACAAAGGCAGAATGATAGATGCCTCCATTGTGGAAGTCCCTATTCAACGAAACGGTCGCGATGAAAACCAACAACTCAATGAGGGAATTATTCCCCCAGATTGGAAAGATAAAGAAAACAAGCTACGCCAGAAAGATATTGATGCCAAATGGGTTACGCACAATGGAAAAAGTTACTATGGATATAAAGACCATGTGAAAGCCGATGCGCATACCAAACTCATTACGGGTTATAAGGTAACCCCTGCCAATGTTCACGATAGTGAAATGATTGGATCATTGATTGACAAAAGGGATCGCGGACAAAAAGTATATGCTGATAGTGCTTATCGGAGTGAGAAAATTGAAAAAGAGTTGAACGAAAAAAATATGACCTCCATGATCCATGAAAAAGGATACCGCAATAAACCCCTTACCAAGGCGCAGCAAAAGCGCAACAAGAAGAAATCAAAGACAAGGGCAAGAGTGGAACACATTTTTGGGTTCATGACCAACTCGATGAACCGAATGTATATCCGATGCCGAAACTTTGTGAGGGCCAAAGCAACGATTGGTTTAATGAACCTCACCTACAATTTGTTCAGGCTAACGCAAATAAAAGTGAACTTGAATGGCCGATAG
- a CDS encoding homoserine dehydrogenase — protein sequence MKKKLKIGLFGFGVVGHGLYSVLNKTHGVKAEIKKICVKNRNKQRDLDSSIFTFEKLDILNDADIDIVVELIDDANAAFEIVKAALQKGKHVVTANKRMLAENLSEIYELQQTYNRSVLYEGSVCGSIPILRNLEEYYDNDLITSIEGIFNGSTNYILTKVFEERRSYAEALKGAQDLGFAESDPSLDVKGFDPKFKLVIAIAHTFGVFVKPEDIINIGIDKISAVDLKYARENNLTIKLVARAYKLNGKIIGFVAPQFIPADHMLANVRNEYNAVLVEGAFAEKQVFIGKGAGGYPTGSAVLSDISALTFDYRYEYKKFTQGEGFAFSNDALVDVVISFTKKESIQPADFENFKGGYQGQGLQYMTGSVSLTKLKELSEREEVSIILAPELNLSVVQKLEEKELLSA from the coding sequence ATGAAAAAGAAATTAAAGATTGGTTTATTCGGATTCGGTGTAGTAGGGCATGGCCTGTACAGCGTACTCAACAAAACACATGGTGTAAAAGCAGAGATCAAAAAAATCTGTGTAAAAAACAGAAACAAACAACGCGATTTGGATAGCTCCATTTTTACGTTTGAGAAACTGGATATCCTTAACGATGCCGACATTGACATTGTAGTGGAATTGATTGATGATGCCAATGCCGCTTTTGAAATCGTGAAAGCTGCGTTGCAAAAAGGCAAACACGTAGTTACTGCCAACAAGCGCATGCTGGCCGAAAACCTTTCTGAAATTTACGAGCTTCAACAAACGTATAATCGTTCTGTGCTGTACGAAGGCTCCGTGTGCGGAAGCATTCCAATCCTCAGAAATCTAGAAGAATACTACGATAATGATTTAATCACCAGTATTGAAGGGATCTTCAATGGCTCTACGAATTATATCTTAACGAAAGTTTTTGAGGAACGCAGAAGTTATGCCGAAGCGTTGAAAGGCGCACAAGACTTAGGCTTTGCTGAAAGCGACCCAAGTTTGGATGTGAAAGGCTTTGACCCCAAGTTTAAGTTGGTAATTGCTATCGCCCACACCTTTGGCGTTTTTGTGAAACCCGAAGACATCATCAATATCGGCATCGATAAGATTTCTGCGGTGGATTTAAAATACGCCAGAGAAAATAACCTTACCATCAAATTGGTGGCTCGTGCTTACAAGCTCAATGGGAAAATTATTGGCTTTGTTGCTCCGCAGTTTATTCCTGCTGATCACATGCTTGCCAACGTTCGCAACGAATACAATGCAGTATTGGTAGAAGGAGCTTTCGCAGAAAAGCAAGTGTTCATTGGCAAAGGCGCAGGTGGCTATCCTACGGGTTCGGCTGTGCTGTCTGATATTTCTGCACTTACGTTTGACTATCGCTACGAATACAAAAAATTTACCCAAGGTGAAGGCTTTGCATTTTCGAATGACGCGTTGGTAGATGTGGTCATAAGCTTCACTAAAAAGGAGTCCATCCAGCCAGCCGATTTTGAAAACTTTAAAGGCGGCTACCAAGGGCAAGGCTTACAATACATGACGGGCTCTGTATCACTTACCAAACTAAAAGAACTTTCTGAACGAGAGGAAGTAAGCATAATTCTAGCACCTGAGTTGAATTTGAGTGTTGTTCAGAAATTGGAAGAGAAGGAGTTGTTGAGTGCTTAA
- the metX gene encoding homoserine O-acetyltransferase — MIKSESIFHYQQNFELELGKTLPGFQLKYTTLGQLNKDRSNVVWVCHALTGSSDFTDWWKGLFEEGSPFDPRDYFIICANTLGGCYGSTGPLSINPETGKNFFHSFPAITHRDIVRAFDLLRQQLGIQKIHTLIGGSLGGQQVLEWAIQQPNIFEHIVPIACNAFHSPWGIAFNEAQRMAIEADPTWKQDDLRAGAEGMKAARAMGMISYRAYETYAETQAEKTNDKTDNYRAATYQKYQGEKLVNRFNAFTYWILSKAMDSHNLGRNRESVEAALKSIKARTLVVGIENDFLYPIQEQKYLAERIPNAHFESIASLYGHDGFLVEFDQFKKIVKRFLRSKANEKETVLLHGSYDFKSMEDFNS, encoded by the coding sequence ATGATAAAATCAGAATCGATCTTTCACTATCAACAGAACTTTGAGTTAGAGCTCGGGAAAACACTCCCGGGCTTTCAACTTAAGTACACCACGCTTGGGCAATTGAACAAAGACCGCAGCAATGTGGTGTGGGTTTGTCACGCCCTTACGGGAAGTTCTGATTTTACCGATTGGTGGAAAGGTTTATTTGAAGAAGGTTCACCCTTTGATCCACGCGATTATTTTATCATTTGCGCCAACACGTTGGGTGGATGTTATGGCTCCACAGGCCCGTTATCCATCAATCCAGAAACAGGAAAAAATTTCTTCCACAGTTTTCCGGCCATTACGCATCGTGATATTGTTCGTGCATTTGATTTGCTGCGGCAGCAATTGGGCATCCAAAAAATTCACACATTGATTGGCGGTTCATTGGGTGGCCAGCAGGTTTTGGAGTGGGCGATTCAACAACCAAATATTTTTGAACACATCGTACCGATTGCGTGCAATGCTTTTCACTCACCGTGGGGCATTGCCTTTAACGAAGCACAGCGAATGGCCATTGAAGCCGACCCTACCTGGAAGCAGGATGATTTGCGCGCGGGTGCTGAAGGCATGAAGGCGGCACGGGCCATGGGCATGATTTCCTATCGCGCGTATGAAACGTATGCGGAAACGCAAGCTGAAAAAACGAATGATAAAACAGACAACTATCGAGCAGCTACCTACCAAAAATACCAAGGAGAAAAATTAGTGAACCGCTTCAATGCATTTACCTATTGGATTTTGTCGAAGGCGATGGACAGCCATAACTTGGGCCGCAATCGCGAAAGCGTGGAAGCCGCGTTGAAAAGCATCAAAGCCAGAACCTTGGTGGTGGGTATTGAAAATGATTTTTTGTACCCCATTCAAGAACAAAAGTATTTGGCAGAAAGAATACCCAATGCTCATTTTGAATCGATCGCTTCGCTGTATGGTCACGATGGCTTTTTGGTGGAGTTCGATCAGTTTAAAAAAATTGTTAAAAGATTTCTACGCTCTAAGGCAAACGAAAAGGAAACAGTTTTGCTGCATGGTTCGTATGATTTTAAATCGATGGAGGATTTTAATTCTTAA
- a CDS encoding O-acetylhomoserine aminocarboxypropyltransferase/cysteine synthase produces MSNLRFETLQLHAGQEVDPTTGSRAVPIYQTTSYQFKNSEHGANLFALKEFGNIYTRIMNPTTDVFEKRVAALEGGVAALAVGSGQAAQFIALNNILQAGDNFVSTSFLYGGTYNQFKVAFKRLGVEVRFAEGDKPEAFEKHIDKKTKAIYLETIGNPGFNIPDFEAIAALAKKHDLPVIVDNTFGAAGYLFRPLEHGANVVVESATKWIGGHGTSIGGVIVDGGNYNWGNGKFSQFIEPSEGYHGLKFWDVFGEGNPLGLPNIAFIIRARVEGLRDFGPAISPFNSFLLIQGLETLSLRVQRAVENALALAQWLEQHPNVETVNYPGLTSSTYHKLAKKYLKNGFGAVLSFTVKGTKQHTTKLVDNLKLISHLANVGDAKTLIIQPSATTHQQLSDEEQIASGVLPTLLRVSVGLEHIDDIKADLQQAFDKVFAGELVA; encoded by the coding sequence ATGTCAAACTTACGTTTCGAAACACTCCAATTACACGCAGGCCAGGAAGTTGACCCTACTACGGGCTCACGTGCAGTGCCGATTTATCAAACCACCTCGTATCAGTTTAAAAATTCTGAGCATGGTGCCAATCTCTTCGCCTTGAAAGAGTTTGGGAACATTTACACCCGCATCATGAACCCGACTACTGACGTTTTTGAGAAGCGTGTGGCGGCCTTAGAAGGTGGCGTGGCGGCACTGGCGGTGGGTTCAGGCCAAGCCGCTCAGTTTATTGCACTCAACAATATTTTGCAGGCTGGCGATAATTTTGTTTCTACTTCCTTTTTGTACGGAGGCACGTACAACCAATTCAAAGTTGCTTTCAAGCGCTTGGGGGTTGAAGTTCGCTTTGCCGAAGGCGACAAGCCAGAAGCATTTGAAAAACACATCGACAAAAAGACGAAAGCCATTTATTTAGAAACCATTGGCAACCCCGGTTTCAACATTCCCGATTTTGAAGCAATTGCAGCCCTGGCAAAAAAGCATGACCTGCCGGTGATCGTTGACAATACCTTCGGTGCAGCAGGTTATTTATTTCGCCCGTTAGAACATGGTGCGAACGTAGTGGTTGAGTCTGCCACAAAATGGATTGGCGGCCATGGCACCTCCATTGGCGGTGTGATTGTAGATGGTGGAAATTACAATTGGGGCAATGGCAAGTTCAGTCAATTTATTGAGCCAAGCGAAGGCTACCATGGCTTGAAATTCTGGGACGTGTTTGGCGAAGGCAATCCTCTTGGGTTACCCAACATCGCCTTCATCATCCGTGCGCGCGTGGAAGGCTTGCGCGATTTCGGACCGGCCATTAGTCCATTCAATTCTTTCTTGTTGATTCAAGGCTTGGAAACGCTTTCGTTGCGTGTGCAGCGTGCCGTTGAAAATGCCTTGGCGTTGGCGCAATGGCTAGAGCAACATCCAAATGTAGAAACAGTGAATTATCCGGGCCTTACCTCCAGCACCTACCATAAATTGGCCAAGAAATATTTAAAGAATGGGTTCGGTGCGGTATTATCTTTCACCGTAAAGGGAACAAAACAGCACACAACCAAGTTAGTAGATAACTTGAAACTGATCAGTCACCTGGCCAATGTGGGTGATGCGAAGACGTTGATCATTCAACCTTCGGCCACCACACACCAGCAATTGTCGGATGAAGAACAAATTGCATCGGGCGTATTGCCTACGTTGCTGCGTGTATCAGTTGGTCTGGAGCATATAGACGACATCAAAGCTGATTTGCAACAGGCGTTTGATAAGGTGTTTGCGGGAGAACTAGTTGCTTAA
- a CDS encoding sensor histidine kinase has translation MSRAKRLHTALTSPKGEHSFVSISEEDNGQGIAEAHQANIFDMFYRANDRKQGFASIY, from the coding sequence GTGAGCCGAGCCAAACGCCTACACACAGCACTTACCAGTCCAAAGGGAGAACATTCTTTTGTTTCCATTTCGGAGGAGGACAACGGGCAAGGGATTGCTGAGGCACATCAAGCCAACATTTTCGATATGTTTTATCGCGCCAACGATCGGAAACAAGGCTTTGCCTCCATATATTAA